The following coding sequences lie in one Maylandia zebra isolate NMK-2024a linkage group LG14, Mzebra_GT3a, whole genome shotgun sequence genomic window:
- the zgc:153372 gene encoding arsenite methyltransferase isoform X1 — MATSEDVRENVKKYYGKRLESSGDLQTGAASCGSSCRPAPRSVTEALSEVHPEVTKRFFGCGLPFPAKLEGCRVLDLGSGSGRDCYAFSKLVGPNGHVTGIDMTQELITAAHQYVQYHQDKFGYKEPNVTFVQGYMENLNEAGIQSDSMDVVISNCVICLCADKRAVLQQAYNVLKEGGELYFSDMFASKIIPDHMKQDAVLWGEGMGGSLFWPDLISLARSMGFSSPHLISASHIVVYNSELKAKAGDISYASGTYRLFKLPRSPAMSNATVTYKGTLAEFPDQLDFDSSHCFKKDVAVQVNGEMAAVLQSSRFSSDFKIQMLDKQESKSETTPEYCHLNPFLLADKLGSSVKQCSKTSK, encoded by the exons ATGGCGACCAGTGAGGACGTGCGGGAAAATGTGAAG AAATACTACGGCAAGCGGCTGGAGTCCTCGGGTGATCTGCAGACAGGTGCCGCCTCCTGCGGATCGTCCTGCAGACCAGCGCCCAGAAGTGTTACCGAAGCTCTGAGTGAGGTTCACCCTGAGGTGACCAAAAG GTTCTTCGGCTGTGGTCTTCCATTTCCAGCAAAGCTCGAGGGCTGCAGAGTCCTGGATCTCGGCAGTGGCTCCGGCAGAGACTGCTATGCTTTTAGTAAACTGGTTGGGCCGAATGGACACGTGACTGGGATCGACATGACACAGGAGCTG ATCACAGCAGCTCATCAGTATGTTCAGTATCATCAAGATAAGTTTGGCTATAAGGAGCCCAACGTCACATTTGTCCAGGGCTACATGGAGAACCTCAACGAAGCTGGCATTCAGAGTGACTCCATGGATGTAGTGAT ATCCAACTGTGTGATCTGTCTATGTGCTGATAAAAGAGCGGTGCTGCAGCAAGCCTACAACGTCTTGAAG GAGGGAGGTGAGCTTTACTTCAGTGATATGTTTGCCAGTAAGATCATCCCTGATCACATGAAGCAAGACGCAGTCCTGTGGG GTGAGGGGATGGGCGGCTCTCTGTTTTGGCCCGATCTAATCTCATTGGCCCGCAGCATGGGTTTCAGCTCTCCACACCTCATCTCAGCGAGCCACATTGTGGTCTACAACAGTGAGCTCAAAGCAAAAGCAG GCGACATCAGTTATGCTTCAGGCACTTACAGGCTCTTTAAGCTGCCCAGAAGTCCAGCGATGTCAAACGCTACTGTGACCTATAAAGGGACGTTGGCAGAATTCCCAGATCAGCTGGACTTTGATTCCTCCCACTGCTTCAAG AAAGACGTAGCAGTGCAGGTAAACGGAGAGATGGCAGCAGTCCTCCAGAGTTCCCGTTTCTCCTCCGACTTTAAAATCCAGATGTTGGATAAACAGGAGTCCAAGTCGGAGACAACGCCAGAG TATTGCCACCTCAACCCATTTCTGCTGGCTGACAAACTGGGATCCTCCGTGAAGCAGTGCTCTAAAACAAGCAAATGA
- the zgc:153372 gene encoding arsenite methyltransferase isoform X2: MRTAVNVAVQKYYGKRLESSGDLQTGAASCGSSCRPAPRSVTEALSEVHPEVTKRFFGCGLPFPAKLEGCRVLDLGSGSGRDCYAFSKLVGPNGHVTGIDMTQELITAAHQYVQYHQDKFGYKEPNVTFVQGYMENLNEAGIQSDSMDVVISNCVICLCADKRAVLQQAYNVLKEGGELYFSDMFASKIIPDHMKQDAVLWGEGMGGSLFWPDLISLARSMGFSSPHLISASHIVVYNSELKAKAGDISYASGTYRLFKLPRSPAMSNATVTYKGTLAEFPDQLDFDSSHCFKKDVAVQVNGEMAAVLQSSRFSSDFKIQMLDKQESKSETTPEYCHLNPFLLADKLGSSVKQCSKTSK; the protein is encoded by the exons ATGAGGACAGCTGTTAATGTGGCTGTGCAGAAATACTACGGCAAGCGGCTGGAGTCCTCGGGTGATCTGCAGACAGGTGCCGCCTCCTGCGGATCGTCCTGCAGACCAGCGCCCAGAAGTGTTACCGAAGCTCTGAGTGAGGTTCACCCTGAGGTGACCAAAAG GTTCTTCGGCTGTGGTCTTCCATTTCCAGCAAAGCTCGAGGGCTGCAGAGTCCTGGATCTCGGCAGTGGCTCCGGCAGAGACTGCTATGCTTTTAGTAAACTGGTTGGGCCGAATGGACACGTGACTGGGATCGACATGACACAGGAGCTG ATCACAGCAGCTCATCAGTATGTTCAGTATCATCAAGATAAGTTTGGCTATAAGGAGCCCAACGTCACATTTGTCCAGGGCTACATGGAGAACCTCAACGAAGCTGGCATTCAGAGTGACTCCATGGATGTAGTGAT ATCCAACTGTGTGATCTGTCTATGTGCTGATAAAAGAGCGGTGCTGCAGCAAGCCTACAACGTCTTGAAG GAGGGAGGTGAGCTTTACTTCAGTGATATGTTTGCCAGTAAGATCATCCCTGATCACATGAAGCAAGACGCAGTCCTGTGGG GTGAGGGGATGGGCGGCTCTCTGTTTTGGCCCGATCTAATCTCATTGGCCCGCAGCATGGGTTTCAGCTCTCCACACCTCATCTCAGCGAGCCACATTGTGGTCTACAACAGTGAGCTCAAAGCAAAAGCAG GCGACATCAGTTATGCTTCAGGCACTTACAGGCTCTTTAAGCTGCCCAGAAGTCCAGCGATGTCAAACGCTACTGTGACCTATAAAGGGACGTTGGCAGAATTCCCAGATCAGCTGGACTTTGATTCCTCCCACTGCTTCAAG AAAGACGTAGCAGTGCAGGTAAACGGAGAGATGGCAGCAGTCCTCCAGAGTTCCCGTTTCTCCTCCGACTTTAAAATCCAGATGTTGGATAAACAGGAGTCCAAGTCGGAGACAACGCCAGAG TATTGCCACCTCAACCCATTTCTGCTGGCTGACAAACTGGGATCCTCCGTGAAGCAGTGCTCTAAAACAAGCAAATGA
- the aifm4 gene encoding apoptosis inducing factor mitochondria associated 4, giving the protein MNQCQETGQTETQEEVTELVCQEADLKDGQMKEVTVGDQKVLLVRSEGQYSAVGGRCSHYGAPLIKGTLVGDRVRCPFHGACFNVRNGDIEDYPGLDSLPCYKVKVEDGKVYVSINKKSPTVTKRVKEMCSVVPDVKHTILLIGGGPASLVCAETLRQNCYQGRIIIITKDSVPPFDKPKLSKALNVESSSILLRPDDFYQRYGMEMWTKKEVVSVNPAKKEVKMSDGTLQRYDQLLIATGCRARPLTCPGSDLEGVKLLQSYEDAKDIYSSSLGQKVVVTGASFIGMEVASYFSDKAASVAMVGTTQYPFERTLGSEIGQLSMQMLEEKNVKFHMNDRVTEIRGENGKVKQVVLKSGVVLEADVVIAGIGVIPNSDLLAGSEVEVDSRKAVIVDKFMRTNVPDIFAAGDVTSFPLTIRGDQRVSIGHWQMSHAHGRVAALNMLKKSTKIESVPFFWTVLLGKSIRYAGYGEGYTEIIFKGKMEERKFLAFYIKDDVVVAAASLMFDPAVACIAELMARGQILTKAQAQAEDLSWLQI; this is encoded by the exons ATGAATCAGTGCCAAGAAACCGGTCAAACGGAGACCCAGGAGGAGGTGACGGAACTGGTGTGTCAGGAGGCTGATCTCAAAGATGGACA AATGAAAGAAGTAACTGTGGGGGATCAGAAGGTGCTGCTAGTCCGCAGCGAGGGTCAGTACAGCGCTGTTGGAGGCAGGTGCTCTCATTACGGTGCACCTCTGATCAAGG GGACGCTGGTTGGTGACAGAGTGAGATGTCCTTTTCATGGTGCGTGCTTCAATGTCAGGAATGGAGATATTGAGGATTATCCAGGTCTCGACAGTCTGCCCTGCTACAAG GTCAAAGTTGAAGACGGCAAGGTGTACGTTTCAATCAACAAAAAA TCTCCGACCGTAACCAAACGGGTAAAAGAGATGTGCAGTGTGGTGCCGGACGTCAAACATACTATTCTGCTCATAGGAGGAG GCCCCGCCTCTCTGGTCTGCGCTGAGACGCTTCGGCAAAATTGCTACCAGGGTCGCATCATCATCATAACTAAAGACTCCGTGCCTCCATTTGATAAACCCAAACTGAGCAAG GCTCTGAATGTGGAGAGCAGCAGCATCCTTCTCCGGCCAGATGACTTTTATCAACGATACGGGATGGAGATGTGGACAAAGAAAGAG GTGGTGTCAGTAAATCCAGCCAAGAAGGAAGTGAAAATGAGTGATGGCACTCTGCAGCGTTACGACCAGCTCCTCATTGCAACAGGCTGCAG GGCACGGCCGCTCACCTGTCCTGGTTCAGACCTGGAAGGAGTAAAGTTACTGCAGAGTTACGAAGACGCCAAAGACATTTACAGCTCCAGCCTTGGCCAGAAAGTAGTTGTTACCGGAGCGTCTTTCATAG GTATGGAGGTGGCGTCCTACTTTTCAGACAAAGCTGCCAGTGTGGCTATGGTTGGCACTACTCAATACCCGTTTGAGCGCACTCTGGGGTCAGAGATCGGCCAGCTGAGTATGCAA atgttggaagaaaaaaatgtgaagttCCACATGAACGATCGAGTCACCGAGATCAGAGGAGAGAATGGGAAG gtgaagcaggtggtgTTGAAGAGTGGTGTAGTCCTGGAGGCTGATGTTGTGATTGCTGGCATTG GTGTAATCCCCAATTCAGACTTATTGGCAGGAAGCGAGGTGGAAGTGGATTCAAGGAAAGCTGTGATTGTTGACAAG TTCATGAGGACGAACGTACCAGATATTTTTGCCGCTGGAGATGTTACCTCTTTCCCTCTGACCATTCGAGGCGACCAGAGGGTCAGCATTGGTCACTGGCAAATGTCACACGCTCACG GAAGAGTAGCAGCTCTGAACATGCTGAAGAAATCCACAAAAATCGAGTCTGTTCCTTTCTTCTGGACTGTTTTGCTTGGGAAGAGTATCCGATACGCCG GCTATGGGGAAGGATACACAGAAATTATATTCAAAGGCAAAATGGAAGAAAGGAAATTTCTGGCTTTCTACATAAA ggaTGATGTGGTGGTGGCAGCGGCCAGCCTGATGTTCGATCCTGCCGTGGCTTGCATCGCAGAGCTGATGGCTAGAGGCCAAATCTTAACAAAAGCACAGGCTCA agctgaagaccTGAGCTGGCTGCAGATATAA